A genomic region of Eucalyptus grandis isolate ANBG69807.140 chromosome 5, ASM1654582v1, whole genome shotgun sequence contains the following coding sequences:
- the LOC120293815 gene encoding uncharacterized protein LOC120293815, which yields MEVSALNESALTPLDVSTPSPRGAQDREIGEILTQARVVRRGGRSNSLTSTPVANAPQSSLSSTSRKLNHGAESLDEIRNAQLVVVALIVIATYQSVLQPPKFIKVVNDKNSKEVEQNKYNYNVTRITLSYVTPQSNVELVVSSLFLCGNTFGFFLSIQMIICLTKYLPVRLPLMLSLITMVVTYFTFTTSLLLTSHLHAGPLTLLVSAVLLLKQRPLAVVMNLFLGRLFRLHLLADMCKLENKDSENEDSEDKDLENKDKSRGCKL from the coding sequence ATGGAGGTAAGCGCCTTGAACGAGAGCGCCTTGACACCTCTAGATGTCTCAACTCCCTCGCCAAGGGGAGCACAAGATAGAGAGATCGGAGAAATTCTCACACAAGCCAGAGTTGTGCGCAGAGGAGGACGATCAAACTCTCTCACTTCAACACCAGTCGCAAATGCTCCTCAATCATCATTAAGTTcaacatctagaaaattaaaccatgggGCAGAGTCCTTGGACGAAATACGCAACGCCCAGCTGGTCGTCGTTGCGCTCATTGTGATTGCGACGTACCAATCCGTGCTTCAGCCtccaaaattcataaaagttgtcaatgacaaaaattccaaggaagttgagCAAAACAAATATAACTATAACGTGACTAGAATTACTCTAAGTTATGTCACTCCTCAAAGTAATGTCGAGCTTGTGGTGTCTAGCCTCTTCCTATGCGGCAACACATTCGGGTTCTTTCTGTCAATCCAGATGATCATTTGCCTCACCAAATATCTCCCTGTCAGGCTACCGCTTATGCTATCCCTCATCACAATGGTTGTAACTTACTTTACCTTCACAACATCCCTGCTATTAACTTCACACTTGCATGCGGGGCCCCTGACGTTGCTTGTATCAGCTGTTCTTCTATTGAAACAGAGGCCGTTGGCAGTAGTTATGAATCTTTTCTTGGGACGCCTTTTTCGATTACACCTCCTAGCTGATATGTGCAAGCTAGAGAACAAGGACTCAGAGAATGAGGACTCAGAGGATAAGGACTTAGAGAATAAGGACAAAAGTCGTGGTTGTAAATTATGA